A section of the Enterococcus montenegrensis genome encodes:
- a CDS encoding 3-oxoacyl-ACP reductase, with translation MIGKLSMSEDDNSAFLNQVVFVTGVASGIGQAQAKAFLAAGAKVFGVDVQEDFSQNFADYGENFVGYIADVSKKEDCLNAVAACITCFNQIDILLNTAGKLDNYKPLLETDDNLWQDILATNLNSIYYITKSALPALIKAEGTVINMCSIASLVAGGGGISYTVSKHAIAGFTKQLALDYAKKIHVVGIAPGAIKTSMNAADFAGDGKMAAWVAEETPVKRWAQPEEVADLTLFLASSKARYLQGNIVPIDGGWLLK, from the coding sequence ATGATTGGGAAATTGTCCATGAGTGAGGATGATAACAGCGCGTTTTTAAATCAGGTGGTTTTCGTAACGGGGGTCGCTTCTGGGATTGGTCAGGCACAAGCTAAAGCTTTTTTAGCTGCCGGTGCTAAAGTCTTTGGTGTAGATGTGCAGGAAGACTTTAGCCAAAATTTTGCAGATTATGGGGAGAACTTTGTTGGTTATATCGCGGATGTATCAAAAAAAGAAGATTGTCTCAATGCAGTTGCCGCTTGCATAACCTGCTTCAATCAAATTGATATTTTATTAAATACCGCTGGGAAATTGGATAACTACAAACCGCTTTTAGAAACCGATGATAATTTATGGCAAGACATTCTTGCGACAAATTTAAATAGCATCTACTACATTACCAAATCCGCTTTACCCGCTTTGATTAAAGCTGAGGGAACGGTTATTAATATGTGTTCAATTGCCAGCCTTGTCGCAGGCGGTGGTGGGATTAGTTATACCGTTAGTAAGCATGCTATTGCTGGATTTACGAAGCAATTGGCATTAGATTATGCCAAAAAAATTCACGTGGTAGGGATTGCACCAGGAGCAATAAAGACATCAATGAATGCCGCTGACTTTGCTGGTGATGGTAAAATGGCTGCTTGGGTAGCAGAGGAAACGCCAGTTAAACGGTGGGCGCAACCTGAAGAAGTAGCGGATTTAACCTTGTTTTT
- a CDS encoding DUF2829 domain-containing protein, which translates to MTFEEILPHLKKGEKIIRKGWSGFELYVTLVNGEVYDNSPVTPYFLIKTADEGFSSFAPTVCDILADDWEIVHE; encoded by the coding sequence ATGACATTTGAAGAAATTTTACCCCACTTAAAAAAAGGAGAAAAAATTATTCGTAAAGGCTGGAGCGGTTTTGAACTTTACGTAACCTTAGTAAATGGAGAAGTGTATGATAATTCCCCTGTTACGCCTTACTTTTTAATTAAAACTGCTGATGAAGGATTTTCGAGCTTTGCTCCAACGGTTTGTGACATTCTGGCAGATGATTGGGAAATTGTCCATGAGTGA
- a CDS encoding C40 family peptidase — MKKSLLSALLVCSLTLTAVAAPSVAAADTIDQKIENQDKVINDLKGQQASAQAQIDTLESEVAAITAKAEALVNDQVKLNKDTQKLQKEIADLKVRIAKREEAIKKQARDVQVNGQSTNFIDAVVESDSLTDAIGRVQAMTTIVKANNDLVKQQKADKKAVEDKKAENDKKLAQIQANQAELETQKADVQGKQADLNAMKADLALQQNTAEGQKAGLQKEKQEAEAEQARIREQEKQAEAARKQAQEQAAQDAVAQSATTEESSSASSSASNGSSTGSASNSNTSSSSTGSSSTNNNSNTESSNNNNNGGSSAAETPKPEIPKPEIPAPSGGGVIGYAQQFIGVPYVWGGKDPSGFDCSGFVGYVYLHAAGRNIGTYTVAQESAGTIIPVSQAQPGDLYFWGSPGSSHHVAIAMGGGQYIHAPQPGQSVSISSVSYFAPQFAVRM, encoded by the coding sequence GTGAAGAAGAGTTTGTTATCAGCATTGTTAGTTTGCTCATTAACACTTACAGCAGTTGCAGCTCCCAGTGTAGCCGCGGCAGATACTATCGATCAAAAAATTGAAAATCAAGATAAAGTAATCAACGATTTAAAAGGGCAACAAGCTAGCGCCCAAGCACAAATCGATACACTTGAAAGCGAAGTTGCAGCCATTACAGCTAAAGCCGAAGCTTTGGTTAACGACCAAGTTAAATTAAATAAAGACACACAAAAATTACAAAAAGAAATTGCAGACTTGAAAGTTCGGATTGCAAAACGGGAAGAAGCGATTAAAAAGCAAGCCCGTGACGTCCAAGTGAATGGCCAAAGCACGAACTTTATCGATGCAGTTGTAGAATCTGATTCTCTAACAGATGCTATCGGTCGTGTTCAAGCAATGACAACAATTGTTAAAGCGAACAACGATTTAGTAAAACAACAAAAAGCTGATAAAAAAGCCGTTGAAGATAAAAAAGCTGAAAACGACAAAAAATTAGCCCAAATCCAAGCAAACCAAGCCGAACTTGAAACTCAAAAAGCAGACGTTCAAGGCAAACAAGCAGATCTAAATGCAATGAAAGCAGACCTTGCTTTGCAACAAAATACTGCTGAAGGCCAAAAAGCTGGCTTGCAAAAAGAAAAACAAGAAGCAGAAGCAGAACAAGCGCGCATTCGCGAACAAGAAAAACAAGCGGAAGCTGCACGTAAACAAGCACAAGAACAAGCAGCGCAAGATGCTGTAGCGCAAAGCGCAACAACAGAAGAATCTAGTTCAGCTAGCTCATCAGCAAGTAATGGTTCTTCAACTGGTTCAGCAAGCAATTCCAACACATCTTCAAGCTCAACTGGTTCATCAAGTACGAATAACAATAGCAATACTGAATCATCAAACAATAATAATAATGGTGGTAGTTCTGCTGCAGAAACACCTAAACCAGAAATTCCAAAACCAGAAATCCCAGCGCCTTCAGGTGGCGGTGTGATTGGTTACGCACAACAATTTATCGGCGTCCCTTATGTTTGGGGTGGTAAAGATCCTTCAGGTTTTGACTGTTCCGGTTTTGTTGGCTACGTTTACTTACACGCAGCTGGCCGTAACATTGGTACTTACACAGTAGCGCAAGAATCTGCTGGTACTATTATTCCTGTAAGTCAAGCACAACCAGGTGATTTATACTTCTGGGGTTCACCAGGTAGCTCACATCACGTTGCAATTGCAATGGGTGGCGGACAATATATTCACGCACCACAACCTGGTCAATCTGTTTCAATCAGTTCTGTTTCTTACTTTGCACCACAATTTGCGGTTCGCATGTAA
- the mreD gene encoding rod shape-determining protein MreD yields the protein MVKKDTVKYYAAPTFFILMLLDGQFTRLLENWSRNYYIANAHLLLLGLMCGCMVLSKRYMLITSVVLGMLFDMYYVGVLGIYMVALPLSVWLMYALADTLYRNVFTMFFGMIIFVTLFELVTLSIQMLFKLADVSDTFFISRFLGPTLLINMLLFIIFIFPFKKLFVIE from the coding sequence ATGGTAAAAAAAGATACTGTGAAATACTATGCGGCTCCAACTTTTTTCATTTTAATGCTGTTGGATGGTCAGTTTACCCGCTTGTTGGAAAATTGGAGTCGTAATTATTACATTGCCAATGCGCATTTATTGCTCCTTGGACTTATGTGTGGCTGCATGGTTTTATCAAAACGCTACATGTTAATTACCTCAGTAGTATTGGGAATGTTGTTTGATATGTATTATGTCGGCGTATTAGGTATTTACATGGTGGCTTTGCCATTGAGTGTCTGGTTGATGTATGCCTTAGCGGATACGCTGTATCGTAACGTTTTCACGATGTTTTTTGGCATGATTATTTTTGTTACTTTATTTGAACTGGTGACACTGAGCATTCAAATGCTATTTAAACTTGCTGATGTAAGTGATACGTTTTTTATCAGTCGTTTTTTAGGCCCGACCTTGTTAATCAATATGCTTTTATTCATAATTTTTATTTTTCCCTTCAAAAAATTATTTGTTATCGAATAA
- the mreC gene encoding rod shape-determining protein MreC, producing MKKFNPNKNIIITLILVIVVVSVISITAARRANSEKTNLGQSVANDSVAIVDRVISAPVKFVENTFSNVHNLFVTYSENERLKNKIDSYDELAQKTKNQEREIKKLQSELKLNETLTDFEKVSANVITRSPDAWQDMLVIDKGSKDGLKVNMAVMSQKGLVGRIVEVNLASAKVELLTSANQNSNHFPVRISGKDGETFGLLRNYDEKTGTMIVNQLTGEKKLKAGDVVQTSGLGGNSPADLPVGTVVEFKSDDYGLDKQVYVKPYADLYDMSVVTVVKRAVGDSD from the coding sequence GTGAAGAAATTTAATCCGAATAAAAATATTATCATTACGCTGATTTTAGTCATCGTGGTGGTTTCTGTGATAAGTATTACGGCAGCCAGAAGAGCCAATAGCGAAAAAACAAACTTGGGTCAGTCTGTTGCAAATGATAGTGTCGCAATTGTTGACCGCGTTATTAGTGCGCCAGTTAAATTTGTTGAAAATACTTTTAGTAATGTGCACAATTTATTTGTGACTTATAGTGAAAATGAACGGTTAAAAAATAAAATCGATTCTTATGATGAATTGGCACAAAAAACTAAAAATCAAGAACGAGAAATAAAGAAACTACAATCTGAATTGAAGTTAAATGAGACGTTGACAGATTTTGAAAAGGTTTCGGCTAACGTCATTACCCGCTCACCAGATGCTTGGCAGGATATGCTGGTCATTGATAAGGGGTCAAAAGACGGCTTGAAAGTCAATATGGCAGTTATGTCACAAAAAGGTCTCGTGGGTCGGATTGTTGAAGTGAACTTAGCTTCTGCAAAAGTCGAATTACTTACTTCTGCGAATCAAAATTCCAATCATTTTCCTGTTCGAATTTCCGGCAAAGACGGCGAAACTTTTGGTCTACTGCGAAATTATGATGAAAAAACAGGGACGATGATTGTCAATCAACTGACCGGCGAGAAAAAATTAAAAGCTGGCGATGTGGTCCAAACTTCAGGTTTAGGCGGAAATTCTCCGGCGGATTTACCAGTTGGAACAGTCGTTGAATTTAAGTCGGACGATTACGGTCTAGACAAGCAAGTTTATGTGAAACCTTATGCGGACTTATACGATATGTCTGTTGTCACGGTCGTAAAAAGAGCGGTAGGTGACAGTGACTAA
- a CDS encoding thiamine diphosphokinase, with translation MNILLVAGGDPKLWPADIMAKPFDLFVGIDRGALFLLEENKEVALAVGDFDSLSKKEHDLVGQKAQEILSAIAEKDDTDTQLALASIFAKYPLAQVTLIGATGGRLDHLLANIWLGVEPRFTPFMQQITIRDNKNCLSYLPAGKHRVKKIPGLKYLAYCCLTPVSKLTLTKSKYTLDQVEVLQPTSYASNEFIGQEAEISFASGIVAVIQSRD, from the coding sequence ATGAATATTTTACTAGTGGCAGGTGGGGATCCTAAACTTTGGCCAGCAGATATTATGGCCAAGCCCTTTGATTTATTTGTCGGGATTGATCGCGGGGCACTTTTTTTATTGGAAGAAAATAAAGAAGTGGCTTTAGCAGTAGGAGATTTTGATTCCTTAAGTAAAAAAGAGCATGACCTAGTGGGACAAAAAGCACAGGAAATCCTATCGGCGATTGCTGAAAAAGATGACACCGATACCCAACTGGCCTTAGCTTCAATTTTTGCAAAATATCCTTTAGCCCAGGTGACGTTAATCGGCGCAACGGGTGGCCGTCTTGATCATTTATTGGCTAATATTTGGCTAGGTGTAGAACCGCGCTTTACACCCTTTATGCAGCAAATTACGATTCGTGATAATAAAAACTGCTTAAGTTATTTGCCAGCGGGAAAACATCGCGTAAAAAAAATTCCGGGGCTAAAATATTTAGCTTACTGTTGTTTAACACCTGTTTCAAAACTTACGTTGACAAAAAGCAAATACACATTAGATCAGGTAGAAGTATTACAGCCAACGTCATATGCCAGCAATGAATTTATCGGCCAAGAAGCTGAAATCAGTTTTGCCAGCGGCATTGTAGCAGTCATTCAAAGTCGGGATTAG
- the rpe gene encoding ribulose-phosphate 3-epimerase translates to MKIAPSILSADFANLARDIQRVEKAGVDYIHVDVMDGHFVPNITIGPAVVAAIRPVTKLPLDCHLMIENPENYILDFAKAGADIINVHVEATPHIHRALQMIKNENVKAGVTINPGTPVVAIQHVLQMADLVLVMTVNPGFGGQAFISEAVEKVKELKALKEKFGYHYEIEVDGGIVPETAEICKAAGADVFVAGSYIYNAPDIEKRIAALKEALAK, encoded by the coding sequence ATGAAAATTGCACCATCGATTTTAAGTGCAGATTTTGCCAATTTAGCAAGAGATATTCAACGCGTTGAAAAAGCAGGTGTTGATTACATTCACGTTGATGTAATGGACGGGCACTTTGTTCCAAATATTACAATTGGCCCTGCTGTCGTTGCAGCGATTCGTCCGGTAACGAAATTACCTTTGGACTGTCATTTAATGATTGAAAATCCGGAAAATTATATCTTAGACTTTGCTAAAGCAGGAGCAGACATCATTAATGTTCACGTAGAAGCAACACCGCATATTCATCGGGCGTTGCAAATGATAAAAAATGAGAATGTTAAAGCAGGGGTAACCATCAATCCGGGCACTCCGGTTGTGGCCATTCAACACGTATTGCAGATGGCTGATTTAGTATTGGTGATGACTGTAAATCCTGGTTTTGGCGGCCAAGCCTTTATTAGTGAAGCAGTTGAAAAAGTTAAAGAATTGAAAGCTTTAAAAGAAAAATTCGGCTATCACTACGAAATTGAAGTAGATGGCGGAATTGTGCCTGAAACAGCAGAAATTTGTAAAGCGGCTGGCGCAGATGTTTTTGTGGCCGGTTCTTATATTTACAATGCTCCCGATATAGAAAAACGAATTGCCGCTTTGAAAGAAGCTTTGGCCAAATGA
- the rsgA gene encoding ribosome small subunit-dependent GTPase A, with protein sequence MVKYGSIVLNFIGGQWVKGQIRKALSGFYYVVAEDTTYQTRGRGNFRKRKLTPLVGDWVEFESSNLTDGYILDLLPRKNELVRPPVANVDLGIVVISMVEPAFSYNLLDRFLVNLEYKEIEPVIYLSKLDLLQDTQQLAHVKAVYEKIGYKVIASENEKVNIAALKKLFKDKLSVFMGQSGAGKSTLLNKIRPDLKLATAAISDYLGRGKHTTRHVELLPIDGGLVADTPGFSSLEFQDITAYELPRMFPEFVAAAPFCKFRECQHVNEPGCEVKHRVEQGEIASVRYDNYLQFLAEIEKRRPIYKKNK encoded by the coding sequence ATGGTAAAATATGGAAGTATAGTCTTGAACTTTATAGGAGGACAATGGGTGAAAGGTCAAATCAGAAAAGCTTTAAGTGGCTTTTATTATGTAGTAGCAGAAGATACCACGTATCAAACAAGAGGACGGGGAAATTTTCGTAAGCGTAAATTGACGCCCTTGGTTGGAGATTGGGTTGAATTTGAAAGTAGTAATTTAACTGATGGTTATATTTTGGATTTGTTGCCACGTAAAAATGAATTAGTGCGTCCCCCAGTAGCCAATGTTGATTTGGGAATTGTCGTCATCAGTATGGTGGAACCGGCTTTTTCTTATAACTTATTAGATCGATTCTTGGTCAATTTAGAATACAAAGAGATTGAGCCGGTCATTTATTTAAGTAAGTTAGACTTATTGCAAGATACACAGCAGCTTGCGCATGTTAAAGCGGTTTACGAAAAAATCGGCTATAAAGTCATTGCCTCAGAAAATGAGAAAGTAAATATAGCCGCCTTGAAAAAGTTATTTAAAGACAAACTAAGTGTTTTCATGGGCCAATCAGGTGCCGGTAAATCGACTTTATTAAATAAAATCCGACCAGATTTAAAATTAGCTACGGCTGCTATTTCGGACTATTTGGGGCGGGGAAAACATACAACGCGCCATGTCGAATTACTGCCAATCGACGGCGGTCTTGTTGCAGATACGCCTGGGTTTAGTTCATTGGAATTTCAAGATATTACCGCCTATGAGTTGCCTCGGATGTTTCCAGAATTTGTCGCTGCGGCCCCTTTTTGTAAGTTTCGCGAGTGCCAGCATGTCAATGAACCCGGCTGTGAAGTCAAACATCGCGTAGAACAAGGCGAAATTGCATCAGTACGTTATGATAATTATTTGCAATTTTTAGCAGAGATTGAAAAACGGCGTCCAATCTATAAGAAAAATAAATAA